From a region of the Aeoliella mucimassa genome:
- a CDS encoding NHL repeat-containing protein: MSHQHKGLLFGAASLAAIACLAPFGQAEEAAKAEPAKPAVRVQAVPAIPLMKATKLAEPRGLQPAAQVACTDGECPTCEACEAGTCTDANCPAKLAAQTVSVELSAAGSDAELGTPTHHQTKILKANQEGLESTKLNCFCMTLDGRVLAGCGTDESNGEIRVFDSNGDYVESWKTPVMVEAINVRASDGQVFVAGNGKLVMLDDAGNVKLEKQSPHASVSEEQAAKMREAVIAQLTQRVEMYKQQAKIYDQQIDTYTEKVKELKAKLEAQDEDAEDEDAERVRKMLTQQITQFERVKTSLEKTRELWDQRIEQLGDAEPSDEDIQNQIKSQIARKLAVASISAVGDKVYVACSESVGYGYCVWAISDDFESGEELVGDLRGCCGQMDVQANAQGIYVAENSRDRVICYGFDGEEVVYWGHAARDGIRGFGSCCNPMNVAFGPQDTVYTAESGTGRIKQYSSKGELLQVVGSADLVPGCKKVSIGVSHDGNRVFMLDITRDHIVMMDRIPADERAAMVAQAAAAEKAANEPEEDEAKNTQASTTAIQVLRALVPAN, encoded by the coding sequence ATGTCGCATCAACACAAAGGTCTGCTCTTTGGAGCAGCTAGCCTGGCAGCCATTGCGTGCCTGGCGCCGTTCGGCCAGGCCGAAGAAGCGGCCAAGGCCGAGCCGGCGAAACCTGCCGTACGCGTGCAGGCGGTGCCTGCGATTCCGCTAATGAAAGCCACGAAGCTAGCCGAACCACGTGGGCTACAGCCGGCCGCGCAGGTTGCTTGCACCGATGGCGAGTGCCCCACCTGTGAAGCGTGCGAGGCAGGAACCTGCACCGACGCGAACTGCCCCGCGAAGCTAGCTGCCCAGACCGTGAGTGTCGAGCTGTCGGCCGCTGGTAGCGATGCCGAACTCGGCACGCCGACCCACCACCAAACCAAGATTCTCAAGGCCAACCAGGAAGGTCTCGAGTCGACCAAGCTCAACTGCTTCTGCATGACCCTCGATGGCCGGGTGCTTGCCGGTTGCGGAACCGACGAGTCGAACGGCGAGATTCGCGTGTTCGACAGCAATGGCGACTACGTCGAGTCGTGGAAGACCCCTGTGATGGTCGAAGCCATCAACGTCCGCGCCAGTGATGGCCAGGTGTTCGTCGCCGGCAATGGTAAGCTGGTGATGCTTGATGATGCAGGTAATGTAAAGCTAGAGAAGCAGTCGCCGCATGCCTCGGTGAGCGAAGAGCAAGCCGCCAAAATGCGCGAAGCGGTCATCGCCCAGCTAACCCAGCGGGTCGAGATGTACAAGCAGCAGGCTAAGATCTACGACCAGCAGATCGACACCTACACCGAAAAGGTGAAAGAGCTGAAAGCCAAGCTTGAAGCCCAGGACGAAGACGCCGAGGATGAGGATGCCGAACGCGTTCGCAAGATGCTCACTCAGCAAATCACTCAGTTCGAGCGGGTGAAGACCAGCTTGGAGAAGACCCGCGAACTGTGGGATCAACGCATCGAGCAACTCGGCGACGCCGAGCCAAGCGATGAGGACATCCAGAACCAGATCAAGTCGCAGATTGCCCGTAAGCTGGCGGTCGCGTCGATTAGTGCGGTCGGCGATAAAGTGTACGTTGCTTGCTCCGAGTCGGTCGGCTACGGCTACTGCGTGTGGGCGATTAGCGACGATTTCGAGTCGGGCGAAGAGCTGGTCGGCGACCTCCGCGGTTGCTGCGGCCAGATGGACGTGCAAGCCAACGCCCAAGGCATCTACGTCGCCGAGAACTCGCGCGATCGCGTAATCTGCTACGGTTTCGATGGCGAAGAAGTCGTGTATTGGGGCCACGCGGCCCGCGATGGCATCCGCGGCTTCGGTAGCTGCTGCAATCCCATGAATGTCGCCTTCGGCCCGCAAGACACGGTTTACACCGCCGAGAGCGGCACCGGTCGCATCAAGCAGTACTCGTCGAAGGGCGAGTTGCTGCAGGTCGTCGGCTCGGCCGATCTGGTACCTGGCTGCAAAAAGGTATCGATTGGGGTTAGCCACGATGGCAATCGCGTGTTTATGCTAGACATTACTCGCGATCACATTGTGATGATGGACCGCATTCCCGCCGACGAGCGGGCAGCCATGGTGGCCCAGGCCGCTGCGGCCGAAAAGGCGGCCAACGAGCCGGAAGAAGACGAGGCCAAGAACACCCAGGCCAGCACCACCGCCATTCAGGTGCTGCGTGCCTTGGTTCCTGCCAACTAG
- a CDS encoding outer membrane protein assembly factor BamE: MEVVTEPMKKTIQLTIAGALLLVLVSATYVILEFDKLPLEPRVLQQLQVGMTRRDVEQLVPPPTLLRESGKEWVYIRRLSWPIITLRFSDDDQLAEVVVDR; the protein is encoded by the coding sequence ATGGAAGTAGTTACGGAGCCGATGAAGAAGACCATCCAACTTACGATTGCTGGTGCCTTGCTGCTCGTTCTCGTTTCGGCAACTTATGTGATTCTCGAATTCGACAAGCTTCCTCTCGAACCACGAGTGCTTCAGCAGTTGCAGGTCGGCATGACTAGGCGCGATGTCGAGCAACTTGTCCCCCCTCCAACCCTCCTGCGCGAAAGTGGCAAAGAGTGGGTTTACATCCGGCGGCTCTCATGGCCCATCATCACGCTGCGGTTCTCAGACGACGACCAACTTGCCGAGGTGGTGGTTGATAGGTAG
- a CDS encoding PEP-CTERM sorting domain-containing protein (PEP-CTERM proteins occur, often in large numbers, in the proteomes of bacteria that also encode an exosortase, a predicted intramembrane cysteine proteinase. The presence of a PEP-CTERM domain at a protein's C-terminus predicts cleavage within the sorting domain, followed by covalent anchoring to some some component of the (usually Gram-negative) cell surface. Many PEP-CTERM proteins exhibit an unusual sequence composition that includes large numbers of potential glycosylation sites. Expression of one such protein has been shown restore the ability of a bacterium to form floc, a type of biofilm.), translating to MSHRISYFVMLACLGSVLAMPSLTQADDVIGFPPFFIQVNPEVPTPESNTLLEISTFTVFVPDYKEFESTLDISDNDISVVFTVISPDTIPDGLVGYMALHGEFDLGKLSPGKYEVKSEFIDGDYYKVDTASFTVVPEPSSIALVGTAALLLVAVRRSYRRE from the coding sequence ATGTCGCACCGCATATCGTATTTCGTGATGCTTGCTTGTCTGGGATCGGTGTTGGCGATGCCTTCGCTCACACAAGCTGACGATGTCATTGGATTTCCCCCTTTCTTCATTCAAGTAAACCCGGAAGTGCCAACTCCGGAGTCGAATACACTGCTCGAGATTTCGACCTTCACGGTGTTTGTACCTGACTACAAAGAGTTCGAGTCCACGCTAGATATCTCCGACAATGACATCAGCGTGGTGTTTACGGTCATTTCGCCCGATACCATTCCCGATGGTTTGGTCGGCTACATGGCTCTGCACGGAGAGTTCGATCTCGGCAAGCTCTCGCCCGGGAAGTATGAGGTGAAGTCAGAGTTTATCGACGGTGATTACTACAAGGTCGACACCGCAAGCTTTACCGTGGTGCCAGAACCGAGTTCGATTGCCTTGGTCGGCACTGCTGCTCTGCTGCTGGTAGCAGTGCGTCGTTCTTATCGACGCGAATGA
- a CDS encoding ankyrin repeat domain-containing protein produces the protein MSKLHNKAEKGDLDAVKALIESGTDINSKDSNDLTALHNAAYAGRVEVVEYLCEQGADVNLGNAKGYNPLMVAARQGRDKIVSKLLSCGAQIDHADDEGFTALILGAGYSMNPKVVEKLINHGAKLDKTTNTGSSALLKATWFGLAENVRLLVKAGANKDISFNGKSPLDIAREKKFAEIEELLAQ, from the coding sequence ATGAGTAAACTACACAATAAAGCTGAAAAAGGTGACTTAGATGCTGTTAAAGCATTGATTGAGTCAGGGACTGACATTAACTCGAAGGATAGTAATGATCTTACTGCGTTGCACAATGCAGCTTACGCTGGTCGTGTTGAAGTTGTTGAGTATCTGTGCGAACAGGGAGCGGACGTGAATTTGGGGAACGCAAAAGGTTATAACCCTCTGATGGTAGCCGCAAGACAGGGTAGAGATAAGATAGTCAGCAAATTGCTATCGTGTGGTGCACAAATAGACCACGCAGATGATGAGGGATTCACTGCTTTAATATTGGGGGCTGGGTATAGCATGAATCCTAAAGTAGTTGAGAAGCTGATTAATCATGGAGCAAAATTAGACAAAACCACGAACACAGGAAGCTCAGCTCTGCTCAAGGCTACATGGTTCGGACTGGCTGAAAACGTAAGGTTGCTTGTTAAGGCGGGAGCAAATAAGGATATATCGTTCAATGGCAAATCGCCTTTGGATATAGCTAGAGAAAAAAAGTTTGCAGAAATTGAAGAGCTGCTGGCGCAGTGA
- a CDS encoding PhnD/SsuA/transferrin family substrate-binding protein, translating to MLKPLTLLACLTLGLAPWASADEPEQEPLNMVVMDPLAAPLSCPCVEGYAQRKYEKLAEYLTEKLGREVTVSFGESISRAMEKGDIETAHIIIGKDSVVRGDAAKLKFRVMPVAQLTGKDGSTTQTGLVVVRGGDAAQKIEDLEGYRILYGPQECDEKFAAPRELLAQAGIDVVAAEQAETSAACSDGACKIIEWGDSEKAAAVISSYAAPLLEGCGTIQKGDLRVVGETKPVPFVTAFVHRKVAKEDRRAIRQALVNSLDDPELMLALETLQGFVPVTKEYRELYKTKAAEAKAAKSQESTTDSASTDSATSTDAAQTEQPAPASTTLGWTGWRGPHRDAHVRALPTSLPELLPSVWQVPLAHAGLGGVAATDKYVVIGDRNLPNTGDEFRCYDADTGLLLWMVDYPAEGHLDYDNTPRATPLIVAGKPGTVMESPRVYLLGAFGDLTCADLATGLIYWQKNIRQEFGADNELVWGTCSSPLVVDDKLIVNPGAPEASIVALDLATGLPIWQTPGNTSGYGSLITAKLGGRLQIVGHDRTSLGGWDVATGERLWTLVPPRKGDFNVPTPIAIDGQLLVTTEGNGTRLYAFDDAGRIVAEPKAVQPQLAPDMSTPVVVGRRVFCVCRHLYELDLDNALVEVARLEDRSLDDYAPILADSERLLVLAHGGELLLIDITGPEPTITSRTYLFDDPQTREAELYSHPALVGNHLYVRGETTLARFDLGE from the coding sequence ATGCTCAAGCCGCTTACTCTCCTCGCTTGCCTGACGCTGGGACTCGCTCCCTGGGCCTCGGCAGACGAACCAGAGCAAGAGCCACTCAACATGGTGGTGATGGATCCCCTGGCCGCGCCGCTGTCGTGCCCCTGCGTCGAAGGCTACGCCCAGCGTAAGTACGAGAAGCTGGCCGAGTACCTTACCGAAAAGCTCGGCCGCGAAGTGACCGTGTCGTTCGGCGAGTCGATCTCGCGGGCGATGGAAAAGGGCGACATCGAAACCGCCCACATCATCATTGGCAAAGACTCCGTCGTCCGTGGCGATGCTGCCAAGCTCAAGTTCCGCGTGATGCCAGTCGCCCAGCTCACGGGTAAAGATGGCTCGACCACGCAAACCGGGTTGGTCGTCGTCCGTGGCGGCGACGCGGCGCAGAAGATCGAAGATCTCGAAGGCTACCGCATTCTCTACGGCCCGCAGGAGTGCGACGAGAAGTTCGCCGCGCCGCGCGAGCTACTCGCCCAGGCGGGCATCGACGTGGTCGCCGCCGAGCAGGCCGAAACCAGTGCTGCCTGTAGCGATGGGGCTTGCAAGATCATCGAGTGGGGCGACTCCGAGAAAGCCGCCGCGGTGATCTCGAGCTACGCGGCCCCGTTGCTCGAAGGGTGCGGAACCATCCAGAAGGGCGATCTCCGCGTGGTCGGCGAAACCAAGCCGGTGCCGTTTGTCACCGCGTTTGTGCATCGCAAAGTCGCAAAGGAAGACCGCCGCGCAATCCGCCAGGCGCTCGTCAACTCGCTCGACGATCCCGAACTGATGCTCGCGCTCGAAACCTTGCAGGGCTTCGTGCCGGTGACCAAGGAGTATCGAGAGCTTTACAAAACCAAAGCTGCCGAAGCGAAAGCTGCGAAGTCGCAGGAGTCCACGACCGACTCTGCCTCGACCGACTCAGCAACTTCCACCGACGCAGCCCAAACCGAGCAACCAGCTCCAGCCAGTACCACCCTCGGGTGGACTGGTTGGCGCGGCCCGCACCGCGATGCCCACGTGCGAGCCCTGCCAACCAGCCTCCCCGAGTTGCTGCCGAGTGTCTGGCAAGTGCCGCTCGCCCATGCCGGGCTTGGCGGGGTCGCGGCCACCGACAAGTACGTGGTCATCGGCGATCGCAACCTGCCGAACACCGGCGACGAGTTCCGCTGCTACGATGCCGATACCGGGCTGCTGCTCTGGATGGTCGACTACCCGGCCGAAGGCCACCTCGACTACGACAACACCCCGCGGGCGACCCCGCTCATCGTGGCCGGCAAGCCCGGCACGGTCATGGAGTCGCCGCGCGTCTACCTACTCGGGGCGTTCGGCGACCTCACCTGCGCCGACCTCGCGACCGGGCTCATCTACTGGCAAAAGAACATCCGCCAGGAGTTCGGCGCCGACAACGAATTGGTGTGGGGCACCTGCTCGTCGCCGCTGGTGGTCGACGACAAGCTAATCGTTAATCCCGGCGCGCCCGAAGCGTCGATCGTCGCCCTCGACCTCGCGACCGGCCTGCCGATCTGGCAAACGCCCGGCAACACGTCGGGATACGGCTCGCTGATCACCGCCAAACTGGGGGGCCGCCTGCAAATCGTTGGGCACGATCGCACCTCGCTCGGCGGGTGGGACGTCGCAACCGGCGAGCGACTCTGGACCCTGGTGCCGCCGCGGAAAGGCGACTTCAACGTACCGACTCCGATTGCCATCGACGGGCAGCTGCTCGTCACCACCGAAGGCAACGGCACCCGTCTCTACGCGTTCGACGACGCCGGGCGGATCGTCGCCGAGCCGAAAGCGGTGCAACCGCAGCTCGCCCCCGACATGAGCACCCCGGTGGTGGTCGGCCGCCGGGTGTTTTGCGTCTGCCGGCATCTCTATGAACTCGATCTCGACAACGCCCTGGTCGAAGTCGCCCGACTCGAAGACCGCTCGCTCGACGACTACGCACCCATTCTGGCCGACAGCGAGCGCCTGCTAGTGCTCGCCCACGGCGGCGAACTACTGCTGATCGACATCACCGGCCCCGAGCCAACAATCACCAGCCGCACCTATCTGTTCGATGATCCCCAAACCCGCGAGGCCGAACTCTACAGCCACCCCGCGCTCGTCGGCAACCACCTCTACGTCCGCGGCGAGACGACCCTCGCACGCTTCGATCTTGGTGAATGA
- a CDS encoding DUF1328 domain-containing protein gives MLGWALTFFLIALVAGVLGFGVVAGTAAWIAKVCFVLFLVLFVVSLVAGRRPTAI, from the coding sequence ATGCTTGGTTGGGCACTCACTTTCTTTTTGATTGCATTGGTTGCTGGTGTTCTCGGCTTCGGTGTTGTGGCCGGAACGGCAGCCTGGATTGCGAAAGTTTGCTTCGTGCTATTCCTGGTGCTGTTTGTCGTCAGCCTGGTGGCTGGTCGACGTCCGACCGCAATATGA
- a CDS encoding serine/threonine-protein kinase has product MSDLTGRQLNDYRVLRRLGRGAMAEVYLAEQQSLARQVALKVLSSELAAQPNYVERFQHEARSAAALVHANIVQVYEVGQANGSHFIAQEYVAGQNLAEWMRRHGQVEPGRVLDILRQVAAALSKAHERSIVHRDVKPENIMLSRTGEVKVADFGLARVTTDSANNRTQAGVTMGTPLYMSPEQIEGRPVDSRSDIYSLGVTAYHMLAGEPPFQGETPLSVAVQHVNKQPLPITTHAPATPPALVALVERMMAKKPDDRYTTPLELLHALRSLAKQASDEGWAEGPENWSASDLATLSSSQIEATSELDQLMRGTRALQLPNFERRRIIRLIVVAALAGAALAFLLRRPYVLADSEPDVLNHDSAIQQLFHARMIDTPAGWQAAIDHPDANIAEVNLAKQGLARHYLHEGQYREALEPLEELANAPRNQKNVRTFANVALAIAYSELGNLDEARRHRQLVSTTDVQELPTDQELVELFYSLDL; this is encoded by the coding sequence TTGTCCGACCTTACTGGCAGGCAACTGAACGACTATCGCGTGCTCCGCCGGCTCGGTCGCGGAGCCATGGCCGAGGTCTATCTTGCCGAACAGCAATCGCTTGCCCGGCAGGTCGCCCTCAAGGTTCTCTCGTCGGAACTCGCAGCCCAGCCGAACTACGTCGAGCGTTTCCAGCACGAAGCCCGCTCGGCTGCCGCACTGGTGCATGCCAATATCGTGCAAGTCTACGAAGTGGGTCAGGCCAACGGGTCGCACTTCATCGCCCAGGAGTACGTGGCCGGACAAAATCTGGCCGAGTGGATGCGACGCCATGGCCAGGTAGAACCAGGGCGAGTGCTCGACATCCTTCGCCAAGTGGCCGCGGCGTTGTCGAAGGCCCACGAACGCTCCATCGTGCACCGCGACGTGAAGCCCGAGAACATCATGCTCTCCCGCACCGGCGAGGTGAAAGTCGCCGACTTCGGACTCGCCCGCGTAACGACCGACAGCGCGAACAATCGCACCCAAGCGGGGGTCACCATGGGGACCCCGCTCTACATGAGCCCCGAGCAAATCGAAGGCCGCCCGGTCGACAGCCGGAGCGACATCTACTCGCTCGGCGTTACCGCGTATCACATGCTGGCAGGCGAGCCGCCGTTCCAGGGCGAAACCCCGCTGTCGGTGGCCGTGCAGCACGTGAACAAGCAGCCGTTGCCGATCACCACCCACGCTCCAGCCACCCCGCCGGCGTTGGTCGCGCTCGTCGAACGCATGATGGCCAAGAAGCCCGACGACCGCTATACCACCCCACTCGAACTCCTGCACGCGCTGCGATCGCTTGCCAAGCAAGCTTCCGACGAAGGCTGGGCCGAAGGCCCCGAGAATTGGTCGGCCAGCGACCTGGCCACGCTGTCGTCGTCGCAGATCGAAGCGACCAGCGAACTCGATCAGCTGATGCGCGGCACCCGCGCGCTGCAACTGCCGAACTTCGAACGCCGACGCATCATTCGCTTGATTGTGGTCGCGGCCCTGGCCGGCGCGGCCCTCGCGTTCCTGTTGCGACGTCCCTACGTACTGGCCGACAGCGAGCCCGACGTACTGAATCACGATTCAGCGATCCAACAATTGTTCCACGCCCGCATGATCGACACCCCGGCCGGGTGGCAAGCGGCCATCGATCATCCCGACGCGAACATCGCCGAGGTGAACCTGGCCAAGCAGGGACTCGCCCGCCATTATCTGCACGAAGGTCAGTATCGCGAGGCGCTCGAACCGCTCGAGGAACTGGCCAACGCTCCCCGCAATCAAAAGAATGTGCGGACGTTTGCCAACGTCGCCTTGGCGATTGCCTACTCGGAGCTAGGCAACCTGGACGAAGCTCGTCGACACCGCCAGCTAGTATCGACGACCGACGTGCAAGAACTTCCGACCGATCAAGAATTGGTCGAACTCTTCTACAGTCTGGATCTGTAA
- a CDS encoding PRC-barrel domain-containing protein, which yields MRILSLTTALITSGAISLTSLSPAMAQDGNAQQRQARRATVSSAKLDETTRGNTVRASHLIGMNIVNREGEDIAQINDLVLDAKTGRINYVAVQYGGFLGMGDKLFAVPYDALHVRHNPNADASNHDAQPVLMLNVTERQLEGAEGFDQDQWPDFSDRDYTGSLQKRYGVGKDRADRNRDRDRDGGVNVDIGRRGINVDVGDE from the coding sequence ATGCGTATTCTATCCCTTACTACCGCTTTGATTACTTCTGGCGCTATCTCGCTTACCTCGCTGTCGCCCGCCATGGCGCAGGACGGTAACGCTCAGCAACGCCAGGCACGACGAGCCACCGTGTCGTCTGCCAAGCTGGATGAAACCACGCGAGGCAACACGGTAAGAGCCAGCCATCTAATCGGCATGAACATCGTCAATCGCGAAGGCGAAGACATCGCCCAGATTAACGATCTGGTACTCGACGCCAAGACCGGCCGCATCAATTATGTGGCCGTCCAGTACGGCGGTTTCCTGGGAATGGGCGACAAGTTGTTCGCCGTACCTTACGATGCACTCCATGTTCGTCATAACCCGAATGCCGACGCGAGTAACCACGACGCTCAGCCGGTACTGATGCTGAACGTTACCGAGCGACAGCTCGAAGGTGCTGAAGGCTTTGACCAGGATCAGTGGCCCGACTTTTCGGACCGTGATTACACCGGTAGCTTGCAAAAGCGTTATGGCGTAGGAAAAGACCGCGCCGATCGCAATCGCGATCGTGACCGCGATGGTGGTGTAAACGTCGATATTGGCCGTCGTGGCATCAATGTCGATGTTGGTGACGAATAA
- a CDS encoding CsbD family protein — protein sequence MNWDQVEGKWKQASGAAKEKWGKLTDDDLQQIDGKRDQLVGKVQERYGIAREEADKQVEEFTGTCQTTCCS from the coding sequence ATGAATTGGGATCAAGTAGAAGGCAAATGGAAGCAAGCAAGTGGTGCTGCAAAAGAGAAGTGGGGAAAACTCACCGACGACGATTTGCAGCAGATTGATGGCAAACGCGATCAGCTTGTCGGCAAAGTACAGGAACGCTACGGCATCGCCCGCGAAGAAGCGGACAAGCAAGTCGAAGAGTTCACTGGCACCTGCCAGACCACCTGCTGCAGCTAG
- a CDS encoding ANTAR domain-containing response regulator → MEALLTVVLAHADTQVREQLTNILTSFGHKLHAVCETTSELLAACYPKPPQMIVTGIMLKDGHSIDTLLSISEIEPTPAVVVTDRDSLADAEQALKDHVMAYLVEPVTEEDIKPTIFLARQRFRQFEELRAENKDLRQALADRKVVERAKGILMASQNLSEDEAYRSLQKLAQSKRKRLVEVADAILTAAELDAV, encoded by the coding sequence ATGGAAGCCTTGCTGACCGTCGTCCTGGCACATGCTGACACGCAAGTACGCGAGCAATTAACGAACATCCTGACGAGCTTTGGGCACAAGCTGCACGCGGTTTGCGAAACCACGAGCGAACTGCTGGCCGCTTGTTATCCCAAGCCTCCGCAGATGATTGTCACTGGCATCATGCTGAAGGATGGCCACTCGATCGATACGTTGCTGTCGATCAGCGAGATCGAACCGACTCCGGCCGTGGTGGTGACCGATCGCGATTCGCTGGCGGATGCCGAGCAGGCACTCAAGGATCACGTGATGGCTTACCTGGTGGAGCCAGTGACCGAGGAAGACATCAAGCCGACCATCTTCCTCGCTCGCCAGCGCTTTCGGCAGTTCGAAGAACTGCGGGCGGAGAACAAGGACCTGCGTCAGGCGCTGGCCGACCGTAAGGTAGTGGAGCGGGCGAAGGGCATCTTAATGGCATCGCAGAACCTGAGCGAAGACGAGGCGTATCGCAGTTTGCAGAAGCTCGCCCAATCGAAACGCAAACGGCTGGTCGAAGTGGCCGATGCCATTCTCACCGCAGCCGAACTCGATGCAGTGTAA